Part of the Ziziphus jujuba cultivar Dongzao chromosome 8, ASM3175591v1 genome is shown below.
AAATGTCCAACTAGCTTAccaattgtatttatttatttatgctgaAAACAAATTGCATTTTAAATTGCATCTCAAattgatatacatatatgaaccTCTAATTATTGAAATCCAAtcacatcaatatcatattttgtaTGAGAAGAAATTCAAACCATATATAACTACAATGAACAAATCTATTAATATCAAAAGTTGAATCCATGCCATTCTCAAAAGGcttaaaatctttttaatgcaAAAATAGTTGGAATTATGATTGCAGAAAATAGATATTGGAAAGACAGGCCCGACCACAAAATTCCAAAAACAGGGCAAACATAACTAACTCCAACGGTTTTACAAACTCCAAAATGTCCCAACCAGAGAAAGTTGGCAGAGCAAAGAGTGTATTGGTGTCCATATGGAAAAAGTCAGAAAAATACAAGGCCAGgccagttaaaaaaaaatttctccacCACCAACTTGTCCTAAATCTTAGTTCCTTCAAAGCCTATATCACCCCATTTCCTACTCACATTGTTTTCCTCAGCCTCAAAATCTCCCTTTGTTCATACAAAAAAATCTCGTTTGGTCTCAACACCCACTTCTTTGTTTCAGCCCCCTCCCACCTCCCACAACCACCAACAGTCCCCCattcaatttttctatttttttaactaataatgGGAGGCTGTGCGAGCAAACCTAAGGAGTCTGACCTCGTCGGCAACCAGCCGGCCCCCGCTGAGGCTCCTGCCCCTGCAGAACAGCCTGCAGGCGAGCCTGTTGCTCAGGTATCTACCATTTCCTCACCCCCATCACACTACATTGTTCTAACtctttttgtatattattattgtgttACTGTAATGACTTcggtgtttttttctttttaaatcatttaCAACAATTTTGCCTCCCTTTCAGTGTTTCAAACTCACAACTTTCCACATGTAGATGTGAGTAACATACCATTTGAGCTAACCTCATTTGATGTAATGACTTTGTTGTTTGGTTGTGATAAATGCAGGAGAAAAATGGAGGTGAGAGCTCGAAAGAAGAGCCTCCTTTGGTGGACCTCATCGAGACAAAGGAGGAGGTTGTAGTGGAATCGAAGGCTGTTGTCGATGCCCAAGTACCAGTGCCTGCTGCAGCAGCAGCTGCTGTTGATGAAACTGCCAAGCCAGCCCAGGACAAAGTCGAAGAAAAAGTTGAGACACCAAAGGAGAAGGTTGAGGCTGTTGTTAAAGAGGAGACCAAAGAACCAGCCAAGGAGCAAGTTGAAGCATCAGAGAAACCTCTTGTTGTTGCCTAGAAAATGATCCAGagtttcttttgaaaattttaaattgttttccaAATGAAAGAGAGAAAACGAAGCTTTTTAGTGCTACTATGTAATAC
Proteins encoded:
- the LOC107414961 gene encoding uncharacterized protein LOC107414961 — translated: MGGCASKPKESDLVGNQPAPAEAPAPAEQPAGEPVAQEKNGGESSKEEPPLVDLIETKEEVVVESKAVVDAQVPVPAAAAAAVDETAKPAQDKVEEKVETPKEKVEAVVKEETKEPAKEQVEASEKPLVVA